A window of Tripterygium wilfordii isolate XIE 37 chromosome 7, ASM1340144v1, whole genome shotgun sequence contains these coding sequences:
- the LOC120001730 gene encoding beta-glucosidase BoGH3B-like, translating to MSESEDMNFIYKNSKAPIEARVNDLLSRMTLKEKVGQIAQIERRVATPSALKDFGVGSVLNVGGSMPFENALSSDWADMVDGFQKLALESRLEIPIIYGTDAVHGNNGVYGTTIFPHNVGLGATRDADLAKRIGVATALEVRACGIQYVFAPCVAVCRDPRWGRCYESYSEDTDIVRKMTSIVTGLQGQPLEGHPKGYPFVAGRDKVIACAKHFVGDGGTDRGINEGNTISSFEELEKIHMAPYLDCISQGVSTIMVSYSSWNGRKLHSDHFLLTEVLKDKLGFKGFVISDWEGLDRLTQPHGSNYRYCISAAINAGIDMVMVAFRYEQFIEDLMFLVQSGEIPMARIDDAVERILRVKFVAGVFEHPFADRSLLDLVGCKLHRELAREAVRKSLVLLKNGRNPNKQLIPLDRNAKKVLVAGTHADNLGYQCGGWTIAWHGNGGRITIGTTMLDAIKEAVGDKTEVIYEKYPSPDTLASHDFSYAIVVVGESPYAEETGDNAELSIPFNGTEVISSVADRIPTLAILISGRALILEPRVLDKVDSLIAAWFPGTEAAGITDVIFGDYDFEGRLPVTWFRKVEQVPIHAGQNSSDPLFPLGFGLAFKKDKSSDCIPLKNKAGEFHVTGTNVERTHIAECPSSSSIKLASSHC from the exons ATGAGCGAATCGGAGGACATGAATTTCATCTACAAGAACTCAAAAGCACCAATCGAAGCCCGAGTGAACGACCTCCTCTCCCGAATGACCTTGAAAGAGAAGGTTGGTCAGATAGCTCAGATAGAGCGCCGTGTCGCAACTCCCTCTGCACTTAAAGATTTTGGCGTAG GGAGTGTACTTAATGTTGGAGGTAGCATGCCCTTTGAGAACGCTCTGTCATCGGATTGGGCTGATATGGTTGATGGGTTCCAGAAGTTGGCCCTTGAATCGCGACTGGAAATACCCATTATTTACGGGACTGATGCAGTTCACGGTAACAATGGTGTCTATGGTACCACCATATTCCCTCACAATGTCGGCCTTGGAGCCACTAG AGATGCAGATTTGGCAAAAAGGATAGGGGTTGCAACAGCTCTCGAAGTAAGGGCATGTGGCATTCAGTATGTTTTTGCTCCTTGTGTGGCT GTATGCAGAGATCCAAGATGGGGAAGATGCTATGAAAGCTATAGTGAAGACACTGACATCGTTAGAAAAATGACTTCTATTGTAACAGGATTGCAGGGACAGCCACTTGAAGGGCACCCAAAAGGCTACCCTTTTGTAGCAGGAAG AGACAAGGTAATTGCATGTGCCAAGCATTTTGTTGGAGATGGGGGTACTGACAGAGGTATAAATGAGGGAAATACCATATCTTCATTTGAAGAGCTGGAGAAGATCCATATGGCACCTTATCTAGACTGTATATCTCAGGGAGTTTCCACTATCATGGTATCTTATTCTAGTTGGAATGGTCGGAAACTGCACTCCGACCATTTTCTCCTGACAGAAGTTTTAAAAGACAAGCTAGGATTTAAG GGTTTTGTGATTTCTGACTGGGAAGGACTTGACAGACTTACCCAACCCCATGGTTCAAACTATCGTTACTGCATCTCTGCAGCTATTAATGCTGGCATTGACATG GTGATGGTGGCCTTTAGGTATGAACAATTTATTGAGGATTTAATGTTTCTGGTACAATCAGGGGAGATACCAATGGCCAGAATTGATGATGCTGTTGAGCGTATACTTCGAGTGAAGTTCGTTGCAGGTGTCTTTGAACATCCATTTGCAGATAGATCTTTGCTAGATTTAGTAGGTTGCAAG CTGCACAGAGAACTAGCACGTGAAGCAGTTCGCAAGTCCTTGGTTCTGTTAAAAAATGGAAGGAACCCAAACAAGCAGTTAATTCCATTAGACAGAAATGCCAAAAAAGTTCTTGTTGCTGGAACACATGCTGATAACCTAGGATATCAGTGTGGAGGGTGGACTATAGCTTGGCATGGGAACGGTGGCAGGATAACAATTG GAACAACAATGTTGGATGCCATAAAAGAAGCCGTGGGAGATAAAACTGAAGTGATTTACGAGAAATATCCATCACCTGACACCTTGGCAAGTCATGATTTTTCCTATGCTATTGTTGTCGTCGGGGAAAGTCCATATGCTGAAGAGACTGGGGACAATGCAGAGCTTTCAATCCCCTTCAATGGAACTGAAGTGATAAGCTCTGTGGCTGATAGAATACCCACATTGGCAATATTGATATCTGGAAGAGCCTTAATTCTGGAGCCACGGGTTTTGGACAAGGTAGATTCTTTGATTGCTGCATGGTTTCCTGGAACTGAAGCTGCAGGAATTACAGATGTTATATTTGGAGATTACGACTTTGAGGGCCGGCTGCCTGTGACATGGTTTAGAAAGGTTGAACAGGTGCCTATACATGCAGGACAAAATTCATCTGATCCTTTATTCCCTCTTGGTTTTGGCTTGGCATTCAAAAAGGATAAATCCTCAGATTGCATACCCCTAAAGAACAAGGCTGGCGAGTTCCATGTCACTGGAACCAATGTTGAGCGCACGCATATAGCTGAATGTCCTTCCAGTTCATCAATAAAGCTGGCTTCAAGTCATTGTTAG